Proteins found in one Kangiella sediminilitoris genomic segment:
- a CDS encoding DUF2489 domain-containing protein, whose translation MTIFYYIASIITFALAVYAVYLLLKVRSQKQKLEELKNSIELQERDKIASVVSSIVDISKAMQQEQCPTIEGCIRLKVLIDQLRLDEASRKPFEIFYTVYDKTEHIPTHQAWADLEKREKMSFTRDMMLIEGEHQDEIKAAVDITVEHFKGASENSKFDLGKAI comes from the coding sequence ATGACTATATTTTATTACATAGCCTCAATTATTACTTTTGCTTTGGCAGTGTATGCCGTTTATTTACTTTTAAAGGTAAGGAGTCAAAAGCAAAAACTTGAAGAATTGAAAAACTCTATTGAGTTACAAGAGCGAGATAAAATTGCTTCTGTCGTCAGCAGCATTGTTGATATATCTAAAGCCATGCAACAGGAGCAATGCCCGACAATTGAGGGCTGTATACGCTTAAAAGTATTAATCGATCAGCTCAGACTTGATGAAGCTAGCCGAAAGCCTTTTGAAATCTTCTATACCGTTTATGATAAGACCGAGCATATCCCCACCCATCAAGCATGGGCTGACTTAGAAAAACGTGAAAAAATGAGTTTTACAAGGGACATGATGTTAATTGAAGGTGAGCATCAGGATGAAATTAAAGCAGCGGTTGATATAACAGTTGAGCACTTTAAAGGCGCCTCTGAAAACTCTAAGTTTGATTTAGGAAAGGCTATCTAA